In Leishmania infantum JPCM5 genome chromosome 33, a genomic segment contains:
- a CDS encoding putative Golgi reassembly stacking protein (GRASP homologue) has translation MGQDQSRAKGGQPGQSATGGADRSLSAGSVSAAPLEAPVSLAGVEGFQVVRLLPYSPAHKAGLVPFFDIITALDKVLLDSEGKAALSFFKSHVANHLDQPVCFTTFNLYSRTYRDVYCVPSDEWGGGGLLGCSIEWTRADACPERCVHVVDVLEGSPAACSTELQANRDYIIGMQTVQETLITLIKSQKDFYSRLEAWHEEQRWALERKQLFPNEMVEVPHVLLFLVYNSENNTVEEVEVEMGTNPDAAVGISVATGLLHIIPSVVTSADLAAGTSLPVMRKFASVRRSVVMPTRAQQQEHQLLQDVSLTRPVGAAPQLQEQSQESTFSSQPPPRLPSPQEAHARCAVVGSPEAHTMTNPHEPPMNSYPQPCPPRPQLQQQPTEAALYAMPPLASFNVAPPPRDGAAGATAAAAVQMGQKPFNPFANEASPDYDVLEGAPLAREGVMAAEYHLGQHAPTTEQSYSFSYPPLSSQPPPLSACPPAQMNGSHNHAAAPPSCSAPPSPPQQLHVTTIPAFSSQRMPPPLQFPVFPGAAAAKRAPA, from the coding sequence CCTGGACAGTCTGCAACAGGCGGCGCAGATCGCAGTCTCTCTGCCGGCTCCGTCTCGGCTGCGCCTTTGGAGGCCCCTGTCTCACTTGCTGGCGTCGAGGGCTTCCAGGTGGTGCGACTGCTGCCGTACAGCCCTGCTCACAAGGCTGGCCTCGTTCCCTTCTTCGACATTATCACTGCTCTTGACAAGGTTCTTCTCGACTCAGAGGggaaggcggcgctgtcgttcTTCAAGAGCCACGTGGCCAACCACCTCGACCAGCCCGTCTGCTTCACTACTTTCAATCTGTACAGCCGCACATACCGCGACGTCTACTGCGTCCCGTCGGACGAatggggcggtggtggcctGCTCGGGTGCAGCATCGAATGGACTCGCGCGGACGCTTGCCCAGAGCGTTGCGTGCACGTTGTCGATGTGCTGGAGGGCAGCCCTGCCGCGTGCTCTACAGAGCTGCAGGCAAATCGGGATTACATTATCGGCATGCAGACTGTCCAGGAGACGCTCATCACACTCATAAAGAGTCAGAAGGATTTCTACAGTCGACTGGAGGCGTGGCacgaggagcagcgctgGGCGCTGGAGCGGAAGCAGCTCTTCCCAAATGAGATGGTGGAGGTGCCGCatgtgctgctcttcctcgtgTACAATAGTGAGAACAACACtgtcgaggaggtggaggtggagatgGGCACTAACCCAGATGCAGCGGTAGGCATCAGCGTCGCCACGGGTCTGCTGCACATCATCCCCTCAGTCGTCACCTCCGCCGACCTTGCCGCCGGGACTTCGTTACCAGTCATGAGAAAATTCGCCTCTGTCAGGCGTAGCGTTGTGATGCCGACcagagcgcagcagcaggagcaccAGCTTCTGCAAGACGTTTCTCTTACCCGACCTGTGGGGGCTGCGCCTCAACTGCAAGAGCAGTCTCAAGAGTCAACATTTTCTtcgcagccaccaccacgcttGCCTtcgccgcaggaggcgcatgcacgctgcgccgtcgtggGCTCGCCAGAAGCGCACACGATGACTAACCCTCACGAGCCGCCGATGAACTCGTATCCACAACCGTGCccgccacggccgcagctgcagcagcaaccaaCGGAGGCAGCCCTCTACGCAATGCCACCGCTGGCCTCCTTCAACGTagccccgccgccgcgtgaTGGTGCGGCCGGGgcaaccgccgctgccgccgtacAAATGGGGCAGAAGCCGTTCAACCCTTTTGCGAACGAGGCGTCGCCGGACTATGACGTGCTGGAGGGTGCACCGCTGGCACGCGAGGGCGTGATGGCTGCTGAATACCACCTGGGGCAGCATGCACCCACAACGGAACAGTCGTACTCATTCTCTTACCCGCCACTATCGTCCCAGCCCCCGCCGCTTTCAGCGTGTCCTCCCGCCCAGATGAACGGCTCTCACAAccatgctgctgctccgccatcttgttctgcaccgccgtcgccaccacagcagctgcacgtgaCAACTATACCCGCATTCTCCAGTCAACGGATGCCCCCTCCATTGCAGTTTCCGGTGTTCCctggcgcagccgcagcgaagAGAGCTCCGGCGTAA